The Blautia obeum ATCC 29174 region AGAATGCAAAACTGCAAGTGCTTCATTTCTTGCCATATTGATCTCATCGAATATACCAAAGCCTCCATTGCACGCACAGCTGTATACTGGTCCTGGTCTGAATTCAACCTTCCCGTTTCTGAAAGTATCCGTGCCGATAAGCGAAGACGCATCCATATTGACATGAAATGAGATATCCCAGGCAGGACGGCCGAAAACTGCTGCCAGATTTTCCGCAAGTACATTTTTCCCCGTGGCTTTTTCACCTGAAAGCAATAGATTCTTTCCACACAAAAGTGCTGCCAGAGCTTCCTCCCACACTTTTTTTCCATAATAAAAAAAATGAGGCACAGGAATCCTTCCCTTCAGCCCGTCCTTCACCGGGTGAGTCGCAGAAAACTCCTGTACCTCCTGAATCAGTTCCGGACTGATTCCTTCGTCTCTTAAAAAATCCGTTATTTCTTTCATCTTTAACGCCTCACATTCATGTGTAAAAAAAACTGAAATGTCAATCCACACAAGGCGGTCATGACATTTCAGCCATATTAGTTCAAAAACTCAAATGGATCCTCATCCTTTAAAAAATGCATCAGCATATAGGCACACATAATTGCCACACGTTCTTCTTTGAGGATTCGTTTTACTTCGGTACGGTCAGCGAGTACGATTTCAATTTCCTCACTGTCTTCCTGTGCTGCCTTACTGATCTCACCGCTGGCATAGCCGTATACAGTTGCACAGGATTCATCTGTCATACCTACTGTTGTAAAATACGGCTTTTCGAATGCAGGATCTACTTTCAAAGGTTCCAGTTTAAGACCAGTTTCTTCATACATCTCACGGACTGCACCTTCATGGAAATCTTCGCCTGGCTCAACCAGACCTGCCGGAAATTCATAAATGTAATCGCCCAATGTGTAACGATACTGGCGTACCAGAACAACCTTGTCCTTCTTTTGTCCATAGATACTATAAATGATCACACCATCCGGATCATTACGTCCGGTCTTCAGTTTCAGCGCCGGAACATCCTTTGCTCTGGATGCCACGTAATAAGACACCGGGGTATTGTGAACACTTGTAGCATCCACATGATACAGATTGACAAAACGGTTATCTGTCATTTTTTCTACATTATGAATCTTTCCCATGGGTTTCCTCTTTTCTGCACACTCTGTCTGCTGTGCCTGAATCAGTCTCCCTTAAGGATAACACGAATTCTTTTATAAATAAAGAATACGATTACAGAAATCAGAATATATTTAAATAAGTTAAATGGAACGATGATCAATGCTACAAAACCAAGAAGGCTGTTTACAGAAGGATGTACTGCTGATCCCATTTCAATAAATGCTTCGATCGGCATACCAAATGCTTTGCCATATGCCGGAAGCAGTACAAATGCATTCATAAGGCAGGCTGCTGCTGTTGTCAGTACTGTACCTGCTGCCATTCCAATAACGGCATGTTTGCGACTCTTGTTATGATGCAGTCTGTAGATGATTCCTGCCGGTACAACAAATGTACATCCAAAGAGGAAGTTTGCAAAATCACCAACACCTGCTGTCATAGTTCCCATTGTTACAAGATGCACCAGAACTTTTACCACTTCGATCAGGATACCTGCGATCGGTCCCATTGCGAAGGCTCCTACCAGTACCGGAATCTCAGAGAAATCCAGCTGATAGAA contains the following coding sequences:
- a CDS encoding NUDIX hydrolase: MGKIHNVEKMTDNRFVNLYHVDATSVHNTPVSYYVASRAKDVPALKLKTGRNDPDGVIIYSIYGQKKDKVVLVRQYRYTLGDYIYEFPAGLVEPGEDFHEGAVREMYEETGLKLEPLKVDPAFEKPYFTTVGMTDESCATVYGYASGEISKAAQEDSEEIEIVLADRTEVKRILKEERVAIMCAYMLMHFLKDEDPFEFLN
- a CDS encoding ECF transporter S component, with the translated sequence MSEQVLKSGNVMERSRTRTITQIAMLGALAGILMNFEFPLPFLAPSFYQLDFSEIPVLVGAFAMGPIAGILIEVVKVLVHLVTMGTMTAGVGDFANFLFGCTFVVPAGIIYRLHHNKSRKHAVIGMAAGTVLTTAAACLMNAFVLLPAYGKAFGMPIEAFIEMGSAVHPSVNSLLGFVALIIVPFNLFKYILISVIVFFIYKRIRVILKGD